A section of the Rossellomorea marisflavi genome encodes:
- a CDS encoding response regulator has product MNEKILIVDDQFGIRILLNEVLQKEGYQTFQAANGIQALEIVDQHSPDLVLLDMKIPGMDGIEILKRMKQKDDGIRVIIMTAYGELDMIQEAKDLGALTHFAKPFDIDDIRRAVKQYIPA; this is encoded by the coding sequence ATGAACGAGAAAATACTAATCGTGGATGATCAATTTGGTATCAGGATTCTATTGAATGAGGTGCTTCAAAAGGAAGGATATCAAACATTCCAGGCCGCGAACGGGATACAGGCACTGGAAATTGTCGATCAGCATTCCCCCGATCTTGTCCTCCTTGATATGAAAATACCTGGAATGGATGGGATTGAAATCCTGAAGAGGATGAAGCAAAAGGACGATGGGATCAGGGTCATCATCATGACCGCCTATGGTGAGCTCGATATGATCCAGGAGGCGAAAGACCTTGGGGCTCTAACACATTTCGCTAAGCCGTTTGATATCGACGACA
- a CDS encoding DUF2529 domain-containing protein: protein MIKMFTTQLTGLFQRISGKQEFEIEDSSRLLAQAAIGEGTIYIQAFGEMEGVAAEAISGAEPLPSAARYHEDAELTEADRVLIVTRFSTDEEAVTFARGLAEKGIPSVGISGMVPGDENLEEICDFHVDTKVIKGLLPGEEIGERVSFPSSMAALYIYFALSFLIKEILSEYEE, encoded by the coding sequence ATGATCAAGATGTTCACGACTCAGCTGACCGGTCTCTTTCAGCGGATTTCCGGCAAGCAGGAATTCGAAATCGAAGACTCCTCCCGTCTGCTGGCCCAGGCTGCCATAGGAGAGGGAACGATTTATATACAGGCATTCGGTGAAATGGAAGGCGTGGCTGCTGAGGCCATTTCAGGCGCAGAGCCCCTGCCTTCAGCTGCAAGATACCACGAAGACGCCGAGCTGACGGAAGCCGACCGCGTCCTGATCGTCACCAGGTTTTCCACTGATGAAGAAGCCGTGACCTTCGCCCGCGGTCTCGCAGAAAAAGGCATCCCGTCCGTAGGGATTTCCGGTATGGTGCCCGGAGATGAGAACCTAGAGGAAATCTGTGATTTCCACGTTGATACGAAAGTCATCAAAGGACTACTTCCCGGGGAAGAAATTGGGGAAAGGGTCAGCTTCCCTTCAAGCATGGCTGCCCTCTATATTTATTTTGCCCTATCGTTCCTGATCAAAGAGATTCTATCAGAATATGAAGAATGA
- a CDS encoding ABC transporter permease — MMVIILIFFSLYNPVFFTYVNISDILRSISIVTLVAIGVTFTLAVDGFDLSVGSTVSLSTVITASLMVWYEAPLWLVILLPIAVGALVGLFNSILIVKIGIPDLLATLGAMYIISGLHRTYTEGYSIYSHMPMSKGGTAPGEFSDAFLFIGQGKWLGLPVPVWIMLVLVAIVYAILHFTRWGRVLYMTGGNVEASRLSGIPVKRVKVLAYVASGVFASIGGVLFTARVGSGQIDAGAPLLMEAVAAVFVGFSVLGAGKPNVLGTFFGAALIGVLLNGLTMMNLPYYAFEIIKGSVLVLALAVTYIHARNLQST, encoded by the coding sequence ATGATGGTCATCATTTTGATATTTTTCAGTTTGTATAATCCGGTGTTTTTCACGTATGTAAACATCTCGGATATCCTGAGGTCAATTTCCATTGTTACCCTGGTTGCAATTGGCGTGACCTTTACGCTGGCCGTCGACGGGTTCGACTTGTCCGTCGGTTCTACAGTTTCTCTGTCAACCGTCATTACCGCCTCCCTGATGGTATGGTATGAGGCGCCTCTCTGGCTGGTCATCCTCCTGCCGATTGCCGTCGGGGCACTTGTCGGTCTATTCAACTCCATTCTCATAGTAAAAATCGGGATTCCCGACCTCCTGGCGACCCTCGGGGCGATGTACATCATTTCCGGGCTTCATCGGACCTATACAGAAGGCTATTCAATCTACAGTCACATGCCCATGTCGAAAGGTGGAACGGCCCCGGGAGAGTTCTCGGATGCCTTCCTCTTCATCGGCCAGGGGAAATGGCTCGGGCTCCCGGTACCGGTCTGGATCATGCTCGTCCTCGTTGCGATCGTGTACGCCATCCTTCATTTCACCAGATGGGGGAGGGTTCTTTATATGACAGGCGGGAATGTGGAAGCATCGAGGCTGTCGGGGATCCCTGTCAAACGGGTGAAGGTGTTGGCCTATGTCGCATCGGGAGTGTTCGCCTCGATCGGAGGCGTCCTGTTCACTGCTAGGGTAGGTTCCGGTCAGATCGATGCCGGGGCTCCGCTTCTGATGGAAGCCGTTGCCGCGGTCTTCGTAGGGTTCTCGGTCCTCGGTGCCGGGAAGCCGAATGTGCTGGGCACCTTCTTCGGGGCAGCCCTCATCGGCGTCCTCCTCAACGGCCTCACCATGATGAATCTTCCCTACTATGCGTTTGAGATCATCAAGGGGAGCGTCCTGGTGCTTGCGCTCGCGGTAACCTATATCCACGCCAGGAACCTTCAAAGCACATAA
- a CDS encoding sugar ABC transporter ATP-binding protein: protein MSAVVEMVKMNKAFAGVQALKEASFEVRAGEVHALLGANGAGKSTLMKILSGAYEQDEGEIRLNGEKVTCRTPKEAKDHGIHCVYQEVDTALIAGLSAMENILLDDFSPGGSFLIRKKAMEKKAGEGLKRIKHESIPLQEPVGRLSLADKQMILLTRCLLRDAKVLILDEPTAPLSSTETEKLFRVIEELKASGVAIIFISHRLPEVFQISDRITVMKDGGTVGTYEAQEVTPRAIVEAMIGGTYKEEFNRNQSVTGDVLFEASGVSDGALLKDISLTVREGEIVGVAGLVGAGKTELAKSLFGAVPAKGRFKLKGKEIGHSSPVDAVRNGLALVPEERRKEGLFVHESIRKNLSFPALRSISKNLWINKEKEREMSREVIASLGIKTSSDSLHSHYLSGGNQQKVAIGKWLTMDASLLLFDEPTKGVDVGAKKEIFHLIQSLAEKGKGILYFSCELQEIMAISDRILVMYDGEVVKELTREEATQETILYYASGGKDTREDARLFV from the coding sequence ATGTCTGCTGTAGTGGAAATGGTGAAGATGAACAAAGCGTTTGCCGGGGTGCAGGCACTGAAGGAGGCTTCTTTTGAAGTAAGGGCAGGAGAAGTGCATGCGCTCTTGGGGGCAAATGGTGCAGGGAAAAGTACGCTGATGAAAATCCTGTCCGGCGCATATGAGCAGGATGAAGGGGAGATCCGCCTGAACGGGGAGAAGGTGACATGCCGCACGCCTAAGGAAGCAAAGGACCATGGGATCCACTGTGTGTATCAGGAAGTCGACACGGCGCTCATAGCTGGGTTGAGTGCCATGGAGAATATCTTGCTGGACGATTTTTCCCCGGGAGGATCCTTCCTCATCCGGAAGAAAGCGATGGAGAAAAAGGCGGGGGAAGGGTTGAAGCGGATCAAGCATGAATCGATCCCTTTGCAGGAACCGGTGGGCAGGCTCAGTCTTGCGGATAAACAGATGATTTTATTGACGAGGTGCCTCCTGAGGGATGCCAAGGTCCTGATATTGGATGAGCCCACTGCCCCCCTCAGCTCTACGGAAACAGAAAAACTGTTCCGTGTCATTGAAGAGTTGAAGGCGTCTGGCGTTGCCATCATCTTCATTTCCCATCGGCTGCCGGAAGTCTTCCAGATCTCCGACCGCATCACGGTCATGAAGGACGGCGGTACGGTGGGAACGTACGAAGCGCAGGAAGTCACGCCGAGGGCCATCGTCGAAGCGATGATCGGGGGGACATACAAAGAGGAGTTCAACCGGAATCAGTCGGTGACCGGTGACGTATTATTCGAGGCAAGTGGTGTTTCGGATGGTGCGTTGCTGAAGGATATATCGCTCACCGTACGTGAAGGGGAGATCGTAGGCGTTGCCGGGCTTGTCGGCGCAGGCAAGACCGAACTTGCCAAGTCGCTCTTCGGGGCCGTGCCGGCCAAAGGCCGATTCAAGCTGAAGGGAAAAGAGATCGGCCACTCCAGCCCTGTGGATGCGGTCCGTAACGGTCTTGCGCTGGTACCGGAAGAACGGAGGAAGGAGGGCTTGTTCGTCCATGAGTCCATCCGGAAGAATCTGAGCTTCCCGGCTTTACGGTCCATTTCAAAGAACCTATGGATCAATAAGGAAAAGGAAAGGGAGATGTCACGGGAAGTCATTGCATCCCTTGGCATCAAGACGTCCAGTGACAGCCTGCATTCCCACTATTTGAGCGGGGGTAATCAACAAAAGGTGGCCATCGGGAAGTGGCTAACCATGGATGCATCCCTGTTATTGTTCGATGAGCCCACCAAAGGGGTGGACGTTGGGGCAAAAAAAGAGATTTTTCACTTGATCCAATCCCTTGCGGAAAAAGGGAAGGGGATCCTGTACTTCTCCTGTGAGCTGCAGGAGATCATGGCGATTTCTGATCGCATCCTTGTCATGTACGACGGGGAGGTCGTGAAGGAATTGACCAGGGAAGAAGCAACCCAGGAGACGATTTTGTACTACGCTTCAGGAGGGAAGGACACACGTGAAGACGCTCGACTATTTGTTTAA
- a CDS encoding sugar ABC transporter substrate-binding protein, giving the protein MKKVLSVLLFATLLTTLAACQPNVSSESKGEEKQGTSEHPLAGKKIALIMQINLGTFSAQYIEGVKEQVKKFGGEVQVFTSEGDLAKMSSNLDAAINQKFDGILIDHGTKEALQSGVEKAKEAKIPVVVFDADVESDGVTVLEQGDQQMAEQTLSKLSDELEGKGNIVKIWVAGFAPMERRQVAYQEFLKENPDIKEVAAFGAATNNTALDTQAQMEAILKQYPKGEIDAVWAAWDEFAKGAVRAIEAAGRNEIRVYGIDMSDEDLQIIQKEGSPWVASAAVDPKDIGRVQVRFLYQKLDGEETPQTVKLEPVFVEKEQLPEETITTDQLSEHIDGWGASEQGYSDELKKLEASFES; this is encoded by the coding sequence ATGAAAAAGGTTTTATCAGTACTCTTATTTGCGACACTACTCACCACACTGGCTGCCTGTCAGCCGAACGTATCGTCAGAATCCAAAGGGGAAGAAAAGCAGGGGACGTCCGAGCACCCGCTGGCAGGGAAGAAGATTGCCTTGATCATGCAGATCAACCTGGGGACGTTCTCGGCCCAGTATATTGAAGGAGTGAAAGAGCAGGTAAAGAAATTCGGCGGGGAAGTACAGGTATTCACTTCTGAAGGGGACTTGGCCAAAATGTCTTCGAATCTGGATGCGGCCATCAACCAGAAGTTTGATGGAATCCTCATTGACCACGGGACGAAGGAAGCGTTGCAATCAGGAGTGGAAAAAGCAAAAGAAGCCAAAATCCCGGTCGTCGTGTTTGATGCCGATGTGGAATCTGATGGTGTGACCGTCCTTGAACAGGGGGATCAGCAGATGGCGGAACAGACCCTCTCCAAACTCTCTGATGAGCTTGAAGGCAAGGGGAATATCGTGAAAATCTGGGTGGCAGGATTCGCTCCGATGGAAAGGCGTCAAGTCGCGTATCAGGAGTTCCTGAAAGAGAACCCGGATATCAAAGAAGTGGCTGCATTCGGAGCGGCGACCAACAACACGGCCTTGGATACCCAGGCACAAATGGAAGCGATCCTGAAGCAGTATCCGAAAGGAGAAATCGATGCGGTATGGGCCGCGTGGGATGAATTCGCCAAAGGGGCCGTCCGTGCCATTGAAGCAGCAGGGAGAAACGAGATCAGGGTGTACGGAATCGATATGAGCGACGAAGATCTCCAGATCATTCAGAAAGAAGGAAGCCCATGGGTGGCGTCCGCAGCAGTGGACCCGAAGGATATCGGCCGCGTGCAGGTCCGCTTCCTTTACCAAAAGCTTGACGGGGAGGAAACGCCTCAGACGGTGAAGCTTGAACCGGTCTTCGTCGAGAAAGAGCAGCTTCCGGAAGAAACGATCACCACCGATCAATTGAGTGAGCATATCGACGGCTGGGGGGCGAGCGAACAAGGGTATTCCGACGAGTTGAAGAAGCTCGAGGCATCATTTGAATCGTAA
- a CDS encoding helix-turn-helix domain-containing protein — translation MPKRKIEVLEEVKKNYVRLALESGNYTTIARNAGISRPTLSKWIKEYEEEVREEMEDSDVVSLPIDPTKEELKAKYEQAIKLLGEKELENAMLRNLLKKTPFRS, via the coding sequence ATGCCTAAAAGGAAGATTGAAGTATTAGAAGAGGTTAAGAAAAACTATGTTCGGTTGGCTCTTGAATCTGGAAATTATACCACTATCGCACGAAACGCTGGAATCTCCAGACCTACTTTATCCAAATGGATAAAGGAATATGAAGAGGAAGTACGTGAAGAGATGGAGGATTCAGACGTTGTGTCATTGCCGATTGATCCAACGAAAGAAGAACTAAAGGCCAAATACGAACAGGCAATAAAATTATTGGGTGAGAAGGAACTCGAAAACGCCATGCTTCGGAATCTCCTAAAAAAAACCCCATTCCGATCCTAA
- a CDS encoding IS3 family transposase: MHLWAKEGFSITKLTKATGINRSLYYYHTEAEEAGDSKGKRGRPVPGYSFTTTGVRIPDEQIEEYLMEAVEGDGATYGIKNLTHFLKVNHHIKINHKKVGRLCRKLGLLLPQRKGNPTYPKRLVRNRIITAPNQLWQVDIKYGMISETRRFFFVACAIDVLDRSIVGHYRGQRCTAKDITTMLEEALFRRGVSTPPSGENQLIIRTDNGPQFVSNLFGAFCEGHHLLHERIPPRSPNYNAYIESFFSIMERDLFRRFEFEYFEEAYYEVDEFMTFYNERRFHGSLKRMAPLQFHETYRETGYPVDMNIRL, encoded by the coding sequence ATTCACCTATGGGCAAAGGAGGGATTCTCCATTACCAAATTGACGAAAGCTACCGGAATCAACAGGTCCCTTTACTATTACCATACCGAGGCAGAGGAAGCAGGCGATTCTAAGGGGAAGAGAGGTCGCCCTGTACCTGGATATTCCTTTACTACAACAGGGGTTCGCATCCCAGATGAACAAATTGAAGAGTACCTTATGGAAGCTGTCGAAGGAGATGGCGCAACCTATGGAATCAAGAATTTAACCCATTTCTTAAAGGTCAATCACCATATTAAAATCAACCATAAAAAGGTGGGAAGGTTATGTCGGAAATTAGGGCTCCTTCTTCCCCAACGAAAAGGAAATCCAACGTATCCTAAACGATTGGTTCGTAATCGAATTATCACCGCTCCAAATCAACTTTGGCAGGTTGATATCAAGTACGGAATGATTTCAGAAACCAGAAGGTTTTTCTTTGTAGCCTGTGCCATTGATGTACTGGATCGCTCCATTGTTGGACATTATCGAGGGCAGCGGTGCACGGCCAAAGACATTACCACCATGTTAGAAGAAGCGCTTTTTAGAAGGGGAGTTTCCACACCGCCAAGTGGTGAAAACCAGCTTATCATCCGAACTGATAACGGCCCCCAGTTTGTAAGTAACTTATTCGGGGCATTTTGCGAGGGGCATCACCTTCTCCATGAACGAATTCCGCCACGTTCACCCAATTACAATGCGTATATTGAGTCATTCTTCAGTATCATGGAGCGTGATTTATTCAGACGCTTTGAGTTTGAGTACTTTGAAGAGGCTTATTATGAAGTAGACGAGTTCATGACTTTTTATAACGAAAGACGATTCCACGGCAGCTTGAAACGAATGGCCCCTTTACAATTTCATGAGACGTATAGAGAAACGGGTTATCCTGTCGATATGAACATACGTCTATAA
- a CDS encoding CTP synthase has product MTKYIFVTGGVVSSLGKGITAASLGRLLKNRGISVTIQKFDPYINVDPGTMSPYQHGEVFVTDDGAETDLDLGHYERFVDINLTKYSSVTTGKIYSTVLKKERRGDYLGGTVQVIPHITNEIKERVYRAGRETNSDVVITEIGGTVGDIESLPFLEAIRQIKSDVGRDNVMYIHCTLVPYIKAAGEMKTKPTQHSVKELRSLGIQPNVIVVRAEMPMTQDMKDKIALFCDIDKHAVIEATDADTLYSIPLSLQDQKLDELTCQHLKLDCHEPDMTEWTELVERVRNLSRKTTIALVGKYVELQDAYISVVEALRHAGYHFDSDIQVKWLNSELINKENVQEQLADADGILVPGGFGDRGVEGKIVATQYARENKVPFLGICLGMQLASVEYARNVLGLEGAHSAELNPDTPHPIIDLLPEQKDIEDLGGTLRLGLYPCKLTEGSKAYAAYDGEVVYERHRHRFEFNNHYREQMEKAGFVFSGTSPDGRLVEVIELSDHPWFVASQFHPEFTSRPTRPQPLFRDFIEATLAYGEN; this is encoded by the coding sequence ATGACTAAGTATATTTTCGTAACAGGCGGCGTAGTGTCGTCACTAGGGAAAGGGATCACAGCAGCGTCCCTTGGCAGATTGTTAAAAAATCGTGGCATCAGCGTCACGATCCAAAAATTCGACCCATACATCAACGTGGATCCGGGAACGATGAGCCCGTATCAGCACGGAGAAGTATTCGTTACCGATGATGGCGCGGAAACGGATCTTGACCTTGGTCACTATGAGCGCTTCGTCGACATCAATCTGACGAAATACAGCTCTGTGACGACAGGTAAAATCTACTCTACGGTCCTGAAAAAAGAGCGTCGAGGCGATTATCTTGGAGGGACGGTTCAGGTCATCCCTCACATCACGAATGAAATCAAAGAGCGCGTATACCGTGCCGGACGTGAAACGAATTCCGATGTAGTCATCACGGAAATCGGTGGAACGGTAGGGGATATCGAATCCCTTCCATTCTTGGAAGCCATCCGTCAAATCAAGAGTGATGTAGGTCGCGACAACGTCATGTACATCCACTGTACGCTTGTTCCTTACATCAAAGCAGCGGGTGAAATGAAAACAAAACCGACGCAACACAGCGTAAAAGAACTTCGCAGCCTGGGAATCCAGCCGAATGTCATTGTCGTCCGTGCAGAAATGCCGATGACTCAAGACATGAAGGATAAGATTGCCCTGTTCTGTGACATCGACAAGCATGCGGTCATCGAAGCGACAGATGCCGATACCCTTTACTCCATTCCGCTTTCCCTGCAGGATCAAAAGCTGGATGAACTTACTTGTCAGCACCTCAAGCTCGACTGCCATGAGCCTGATATGACGGAATGGACAGAGCTCGTTGAACGCGTCCGCAATCTATCGCGTAAAACGACGATCGCCCTTGTCGGTAAATATGTAGAGCTTCAAGATGCCTACATTTCCGTTGTGGAAGCACTCCGCCATGCCGGTTACCATTTCGACAGCGACATCCAAGTGAAATGGTTGAATTCAGAGCTCATCAATAAAGAGAACGTTCAAGAACAATTGGCTGATGCCGATGGGATCCTTGTCCCTGGTGGATTCGGAGACCGTGGTGTCGAAGGGAAGATCGTGGCAACCCAGTACGCACGTGAGAACAAGGTTCCGTTCCTTGGAATCTGCCTCGGTATGCAGCTTGCTTCCGTAGAATACGCTCGAAACGTCCTTGGACTCGAAGGCGCACATTCTGCAGAGTTGAATCCTGATACACCGCATCCGATCATCGACCTTCTTCCTGAGCAAAAGGACATCGAAGATCTTGGTGGTACACTGCGCCTTGGACTTTACCCTTGTAAGCTGACTGAAGGATCAAAAGCCTATGCAGCCTATGATGGAGAAGTGGTTTATGAGCGTCACCGCCACCGCTTCGAATTCAACAATCACTATCGTGAGCAAATGGAGAAAGCAGGATTTGTCTTCTCTGGAACAAGCCCGGATGGACGCCTTGTGGAAGTCATCGAGCTTAGCGACCACCCATGGTTCGTCGCTTCCCAGTTCCACCCGGAATTCACATCCCGCCCGACACGTCCGCAACCTCTCTTCAGAGATTTCATCGAAGCGACGCTTGCTTACGGAGAAAACTGA
- the rpoE gene encoding DNA-directed RNA polymerase subunit delta — MSLKQLSKEELRQTAFIELAHAILKEKKQALGFQEILDEITSLTGASKEEVKSRLAQFYTDLNIDGQFLALGDNRWGLREWYPVDQIEEETVPTMKSSAKKKKAKKTDEDDLDLDEFEDLEDEDLDFEDLDDTEEDDLTDDEDLDEEDADDVEDLEEEEDLDIDEFDEEDEDEEDLDEDEEEESK; from the coding sequence TTGAGTTTAAAGCAATTATCCAAAGAAGAATTGCGTCAAACAGCATTTATCGAGCTTGCCCACGCCATCTTGAAAGAAAAAAAGCAGGCCCTTGGTTTCCAGGAAATCCTTGATGAAATCACTAGTCTGACAGGTGCCTCAAAAGAAGAAGTCAAATCAAGACTTGCCCAGTTCTATACAGACCTCAACATCGACGGTCAGTTCCTGGCCCTTGGTGATAACCGCTGGGGACTTCGTGAATGGTATCCAGTCGATCAAATCGAGGAAGAAACCGTTCCTACTATGAAATCATCTGCCAAAAAGAAAAAAGCGAAGAAAACCGATGAAGACGATCTTGACCTGGATGAATTCGAGGATCTTGAAGATGAAGACCTTGATTTCGAAGACCTTGATGATACGGAAGAGGACGATCTTACTGACGATGAGGATCTGGATGAAGAAGATGCTGACGACGTTGAAGATCTAGAGGAAGAAGAAGATCTCGATATCGATGAGTTCGATGAAGAGGATGAAGACGAAGAAGATCTCGACGAAGACGAGGAAGAAGAGAGCAAATAA